The following proteins are encoded in a genomic region of Oncorhynchus kisutch isolate 150728-3 linkage group LG18, Okis_V2, whole genome shotgun sequence:
- the LOC109878832 gene encoding extracellular calcium-sensing receptor-like, with the protein MRLSPAPALDPSLAGSLVLLHLAVVAGGLALLPSASVSSSGLESVRCRLQGTPRPPAFSQDGDFVIGGVFSIHYYMHTVDHSYTSLPEPLQCTGSMDSRELRFSRAMIFAVEEINNSSDLLPGVTLGYQVHDSCASVPMAVKVAFQLANGLDPMFDTGEQCSGSATVTAIVGESGSTPTISMLRITGPFGIPQVSHSSTCACLSDKKQYPTFFRTIPSDQFQAAALAHLIRHFGWTWIGAVRSDSDYGNNGMAAFLQAAQKEGICVEYSEAVSLTNPLSRVQRVADVIRSSTARVVVAFVSAWDMRILMREMERLPSLPRQWIGSESWVTDPNLLSFGLCAGAIGFGIQRSVIPGLRDFLLDLSPQNVSNSPLLTEFWEGAFGCVGVEEKVCDGSEDIQQLQTPYTDTSQLRVTNMVYKAVYAIAHAIHSIVCEERENSTVNCDKNLNVKPTQVLERLRRVNFSRNGYQVSFDANGDPVATYELVNWQRRKSGKMEFVTVGRYDASLPPDQRLDINREITWVKDSTQVPVSVCSESCPPGTRKAVQKGKPVCCYDCIQCAEGEISNNTDSSDCLICPEEYWPNAERDHCILKPVEFLSFHEVLGIILAACSVCGACLAIATATVFYHHRTSAIVRANNSELSFLLLFSLTLCFLCSLTFIGRPSEWSCMLRHTAFGITFVLCISCVLGKTIVVLMAFRATLPGSNVMKWFGPPQQRLTVVSFTFVQAMICTLWLVLSPPFPIKNLTTYKEKIILECDVGSAIGFWAVLGYIGLLSLLCFVLAFLARKLPDNFNEAKFITFSMLIFCAVWITFIPAYVSSPGKLTVAVEIFAIITSSFGLFFLLFVPKCFTILFRPEKNTKKHLRDKTSNDIRY; encoded by the exons ATGAGGCTCTCTCCGGCTCCTGCTCTAGATCCAAGTCTGGCTGGTAGTCTGGTTCTACTACATCTAGCTGTGGTGGCTGGTGGGCTTGCCTTGCTCCCGtctgcctctgtctcttcctctgggCTGGAGTCTGTCAGATGCAGGCTCCAAGGCACCCCTCGTCCTCCGGCGTTCTCCCAGGATGGGGACTTTGTCATCGGGGGTGTTTTCTCCATTCATTACTATATGCACACTGTGGATCACAGCTACACCAGCCTGCCTGAGCCCCTGCAGTGCACAGGGAG TATGGATTCCCGTGAGTTACGCTTCTCGCGCGCCATGATCTTCGCAGTTGAGGAGATAAACAACAGTTCAGACCTTCTACCGGGTGTCACGCTTGGTTATCAAGTGCACGACTCCTGCGCCTCGGTCCCTATGGCCGTGAAAGTGGCCTTCCAACTGGCTAACGGCCTGGATCCCATGTTTGATACCGGAGAACAGTGCTCGGGGTCGGCTACGGTGACAGCTATCGTGGGCGAGTCTGGCTCCACGCCAACCATCAGCATGTTGCGCATCACCGGCCCTTTCGGCATTCCTCAG GTGAGCCACTCTTCCACCTGTGCTTGTCTGAGTGATAAGAAACAGTATCCAACCTTCTTCAGAACCATCCCCAGTGATCAGTTCCAGGCTGCCGCTCTGGCCCACCTCATCAGGCACTTCGGCTGGACCTGGATTGGGGCGGTCCGTTCCGACTCTGACTACGGTAATAACGGGATGGCTGCTTTCCTACAGGCAGCACAAAAGGAAGGCATCTGTGTGGAGTATTCTGAAGCCGTCTCCCTTACCAACCCACTCAGCAGAGTGCAACGGGTGGCTGACGTGATCCGCAG CTCAACAGCCCGGGTGGTGGTTGCATTCGTATCCGCTTGGGACATGAGAATCCTAATGAGGGAGATGGAACGCCTGCCCTCTCTGCCCCGCCAGTGGATCGGGAGTGAGTCCTGGGTCACTGACCCAAATTTGCTGAGTTTTGGCCTGTGTGCCGGGGCCATCGGATTTGGCATCCAACGCTCCGTCATCCCCGGCCTCAGGGACTTCCTCCTGGACCTCTCCCCACAGAATGTGTCCAACTCTCCCCTGCTCACTGAGTTCTGGGAGGGAGCCTTTGGCT GTGTTGGGGTTGAAGAGAAGGTGTGTGATGGCAGTGAGGATATACAGCAGCTACAGACCCCCTACACAGATACATCCCAGCTGCGTGTCACTAACATGGTGTATAAAGCTGTTTATGCCATAGCACACGCCATCCACAGCATCGTTTGTGAAGAGAGAGAAAACTCCACTGTGAACTGTGACAAAAACCTTAATGTGAAGCCAACACAG GTCCTGGAGAGATTGAGGAGGGTGAACTTCTCTCGTAACGGGTACCAGGTGTCTTTCGATGCCAACGGGGACCCAGTGGCCACCTATGAGCTGGTCAACTGGCAGAGACGGAAGAGTGGGAAGATGGAGTTTGTGACAGTGGGGCGCTATGATGCGTCCCTGCCTCCTGACCAGAGGCTTGACATCAACAGGGAAATCACCTGGGTAAAGGACAGTACACAAGTACCTGTGTCAGTGTGCAGTGAGAGCTGTCCCCCAGGCACTCGTAAGGCTGTACAGAAAGGAAAGCCTGTATGCTGTTATGACTGTATCCAATGTGCAGAGGGAGAGATCAGTAATAACACAG ATTCTTCAGACTGTCTGATCTGTCCCGAGGAGTACTGGCCCAACGCTGAGAGAGACCACTGTATCCTTAAGCCTGTAGAGTTCCTGTCCTTCCACGAGGTCCTCGGAATCATCCTGGCCGCCTGCTCTGTGTGCGGGGCTTGTCTGGCTATCGCCACGGCAACTGTCTTCTACCACCACCGAACGTCGGCCATAGTCAGGGCCAACAACTCTGAGCTGAGCTTCCTGCTGCTCTTCTCCTTGACTCTGTGTTTTCTCTGTTCTCTTACTTTCATTGGCCGGCCCTCTGAGTGGTCCTGTATGCTGCGTCACACAGCGTTTGGGATCACCTTCGTCCTCTGCATCTCTTGTGTTCTGGGGAAAACAATAGTGGTGTTGATGGCCTTCAGGGCTACACTTCCAGGCAGTAATGTCATGAAATGGTTTGgtcctccacagcagagattgacaGTAGTGTCCTTCACGTTTGTCCAGGCTATGATATGCACTCTGTGGTTGGTCCTGTCCCCTCCCTTCCCCATTAAAAACCTCACTACCTACAAGGAAAAGATCATTCTAGAGTGTGATGTGGGTTCAGCTATTGGTTTCTGGGCTGTGTTGGGCTATATAGGACTCCTGTCTCTCTTGTGCTTTGTGCTGGCTTTTCTGGCTCGGAAGCTGCCTGATAACTTCAATGAGGCCAAATTCATCACCTTCAGCATGCTCATATTCTGTGCAGTCTGGATCACCTTTATCCCAGCTTATGTCAGCTCTCCTGGGaagttgactgtagctgtggagatcTTTGCCATCATCACCTCTAGCTTTGGGTTGTTCTTTCTGTTATTTGTTCCTAAATGCTTTACTATTCTGTTCAGGCCGGAGAAGAACACCAAGAAACACCTTAGGGATAAGACATCCAATGATATACGTTATTAA
- the LOC116352892 gene encoding extracellular calcium-sensing receptor-like yields the protein MRLSPSRALDPSQAVSLVLLHLAVVAGGFALLSSTSVSASGLESVRCRLQGTPRPPAFSQDGDFVIGGVFSIHNYMHTVDHSYTRLPEPLQCTGSLDTRELRFSRAMVFAVEEINNSSDLLPGVTLGYQVHDSCTSVPMAMNVAFQLANGLDPMFDTGEQCSGSATVTAIVGESGSTPTISMLRIIGPFGIPQVSHFSTCACLSDKKQYPTFFRTIPSDQFQAAALAHLIRHFGWTWIGAVRSDSDYGNNGMAAFLQAAQEEGICVEYSEAFSRTNPLSRVQRVADVIRSSTARVVVAFTAIGEMRILLEEMERLPSPPRQWIGTESWVTDPDMLRFGLCAGAIGFGIQRSVIPGLRDFLLDLSPQKVSNSPLLTEFWEGAFDCVGVEEKVCDGSEDIQQLQAPYTDTSQLRVTNMVYKAVYAIAHAIHSIVCEERENSTVNCDKNLNVKPTRVLERLRRVNFSRNGYQVSFDANGDPVATYELVNWQIRESGKMEFVTVGLYDASLSPDQRFDINREITWVKNSTEVPVSVCSESCPPGTRKAVQKGKPVCCYDCIQCAEGEISNNTDSSDCLICPEEYWPNAERDLCILKPVEFLSFHEVLGIILTACSVGGACLAIATATVFYHHRTSAIVRANNSELSFLLLFSLTLCFLCSLTFIGRPSDWSCMLRHTAFGITFVLCISCVLGKTIVVLMAFRATLPGSSVMKWFGPPQQRLTVVSFTFVQALICTLWLVLSPPFPIKNLTTYKEKIILECDVGSAIGFWAVLGYIGLLSLLCFVLAFLARKLPDNFNEAKFITFSMLIFCAVWITFIPAYVSSPGKFTVAVEIFAIITSSFGLFFLLFVPKCFIILFRPEKNTKKHLMEKTSNDIHY from the exons ATGAGGCTCTCTCCGTCTCGTGCTCTGGATCCAAGTCAGGCTGTTAGTCTGGTTCTACTACATCTAGCTGTGGTGGCTGGTGGGTTTGCCTTGCTCTcgtctacctctgtctctgcctctgggCTGGAGTCTGTCAGATGCAGGCTCCAAGGCACCCCTCGTCCTCCGGCGTTCTCCCAGGACGGGGACTTTGTCATCGGGGGTGTGTTCTCCATCCACAACTACATGCACACTGTGGATCACAGCTACACCAGGCTGCCTGAGCCCCTGCAGTGCACAGGGAG TTTGGATACTCGTGAGTTGCGCTTCTCGCGCGCCATGGTCTTCGCAGTTGAGGAGATAAACAACAGTTCAGACCTTCTACCCGGTGTCACACTCGGTTATCAAGTGCACGACTCGTGCACTTCGGTCCCCATGGCCATGAATGTGGCCTTCCAACTGGCTAACGGCCTGGACCCCATGTTTGATACTGGAGAACAGTGCTCGGGGTCGGCTACCGTGACAGCTATCGTGGGTGAGTCTGGCTCCACGCCAACCATCAGCATGTTGCGCATCATCGGCCCTTTCGGCATTCCTCAG GTGAGCCACTTTTCCACCTGTGCGTGTCTGAGTGATAAGAAACAGTATCCAACCTTCTTCAGAACCATCCCCAGTGATCAGTTCCAGGCTGCTGCTCTGGCCCACCTCATCAGGCACTTCGGCTGGACCTGGATTGGGGCGGTCCGTTCCGACTCTGACTACGGTAATAACGGGATGGCTGCTTTCCTACAGGCAGCACAAGAGGAAGGCATCTGTGTGGAGTATTCTGAAGCCTTCTCCCGTACCAACCCACTCAGTAGAGTGCAACGGGTGGCTGACGTGATCCGCAG CTCCACAGCACGGGTGGTGGTTGCATTCACAGCCATTGGGGAAATGAGGATCCTGCTGGAGGAGATGGAACGCCTGCCCTCTCCACCCCGCCAGTGGATCGGGACTGAGTCCTGGGTCACTGATCCAGATATGCTGCGCTTCGGTCTGTGTGCCGGGGCCATCGGATTTGGCATCCAACGCTCTGTCATCCCCGGTCTTAGGGACTTCCTCCTGGACCTCTCCCCACAGAAGGTGTCCAACTCTCCCCTGCTGACTGAGTTCTGGGAGGGAGCCTTTGACT GTGTTGGGGTTGAAGAGAAGGTGTGTGATGGCAGTGAGGATATACAGCAGCTACAGGCCCCCTACACAGATACATCCCAGCTGCGTGTCACTAACATGGTGTATAAAGCTGTTTATGCCATAGCACACGCCATCCACAGCATCGTTTGTGAAGAGAGAGAAAACTCCACTGTGAACTGTGACAAAAACCTCAATGTGAAGCCAACACGG GTCCTGGAGAGATTAAGGAGGGTGAACTTCTCTCGTAACGGGTACCAGGTGTCTTTCGATGCCAACGGGGACCCAGTGGCCACCTATGAGCTGGTCAACTGGCAGATACGGGAAAGTGGGAAGATGGAGTTTGTGACAGTGGGGCTCTATGATGCGTCCCTGTCTCCTGACCAGAGGTTTGACATCAACAGGGAAATCACCTGGGTAAAGAACAGTACAGAAGTACCTGTGTCAGTGTGCAGTGAGAGCTGTCCCCCAGGCACTCGTAAGGCTGTACAGAAAGGAAAGCCTGTATGCTGTTATGACTGTATCCAATGTGCAGAGGGAGAGATCAGTAATAACACAG ATTCTTCAGACTGTCTGATCTGTCCCGAGGAGTACTGGCCCAACGCTGAGAGAGACCTCTGTATCCTTAAGCCTGTGGAGTTCCTGTCCTTCCACGAGGTTCTCGGAATCATCCTGACCGCCTGCTCTGTGGGCGGGGCTTGTCTGGCCATCGCCACTGCAACAGTCTTCTACCACCATCGAACTTCGGCCATCGTCAGGGCCAACAACTCTGAGCTGAGCTTCCTGCTGCTCTTCTCCTTGACTCTGTGTTTTCTGTGCTCTCTTACTTTCATTGGCCGGCCCTCTGACTGGTCCTGTATGCTGCGTCACACAGCGTTTGGGATCACCTTCGTTCTCTGCATCTCTTGTGTTCTGGGGAAAACAATAGTGGTGTTGATGGCCTTCAGGGCTACGCTTCCAGGCAGTAGTGTCATGAAATGGTTTGgtcctccacagcagagattgacTGTAGTGTCATTCACGTTTGTCCAGGCTTTGATATGCACTCTGTGGTTGGTCCTGTCCCCTCCCTTCCCCATTAAAAACCTCACTACCTACAAGGAAAAGATCATTCTAGAGTGTGATGTGGGTTCAGCTATTGGTTTCTGGGCTGTGTTGGGCTATATAGGACTCCTGTCTCTCTTGTGCTTTGTGCTGGCTTTTCTGGCTCGGAAGCTGCCTGATAACTTCAATGAGGCCAAATTCATCACCTTCAGCATGCTCATATTCTGTGCAGTCTGGATCACCTTTATCCCAGCTTATGTCAGCTCTCCTGGGAAGttcactgtagctgtggagatCTTTGCCATCATCACCTCTAGCTTTGGGTTGTTCTTTCTATTATTTGTTCCTAAATGCTTTATTATTCTGTTCAGGCCGGAGAAGAACACCAAGAAACACCTCATGGAGAAGACATCCAATGATATACATTATTAA